One window from the genome of Sesamum indicum cultivar Zhongzhi No. 13 linkage group LG15, S_indicum_v1.0, whole genome shotgun sequence encodes:
- the LOC105177654 gene encoding transcription factor HEC2 gives MDFNLMMDSSLAHNNAGAGREMVAQLDKFPQLSDGLYQETSESSDLEFSGGSASSFTTFQNLYGNAVAPVNAQETKLPLVSQNMELSLNHDPSLSLQQRCSMEGMREMIFRIAVMQPIQIDPESVKPPKRRNVRISKDPQSVAARHRRERISQRIRILQRMVPGGTKLDTASMLDEAVHYLKFLKRQVQSLEQAAAANRPIMGAGLFPVVGSMQMLSSDRTCFLV, from the coding sequence ATGGATTTCAACCTCATGATGGATTCATCGTTAGCCCACAACAATGCGGGAGCTGGCCGGGAAATGGTTGCTCAGCTTGATAAGTTTCCTCAACTCTCCGACGGGCTTTATCAGGAAACTTCTGAATCATCGGATTTGGAATTCTCCGGTGGAAGCGCCTCCAGTTTCACGACCTTTCAGAATCTTTATGGCAACGCCGTAGCACCGGTTAATGCTCAAGAGACAAAGCTCCCTCTCGTTTCTCAAAACATGGAACTCAGTTTGAATCATGATCCGAGTTTGTCATTGCAGCAAAGGTGCTCGATGGAAGGGATGAGAGAGATGATTTTCCGGATTGCGGTGATGCAGCCAATCCAGATCGACCCGGAATCGGTGAAGCCGCCCAAGAGGAGGAATGTGCGGATTTCTAAGGACCCGCAGAGCGTGGCGGCCCGCCACCGCCGGGAGAGGATAAGCCAGCGGATCAGGATCCTGCAGAGAATGGTTCCAGGTGGTACGAAGTTGGACACTGCTTCAATGTTGGATGAGGCGGTGCATTACTTGAAGTTCTTGAAGAGGCAAGTGCAGTCGTTGGAACAAGCAGCCGCCGCTAACAGGCCGATAATGGGTGCTGGATTGTTTCCGGTGGTGGGCTCTATGCAAATGCTTAGCTCAGATCGAACTTGTTTCTTGGTTTGA